A stretch of the Sulfurimonas sp. HSL-1656 genome encodes the following:
- a CDS encoding aminodeoxychorismate/anthranilate synthase component II: protein MVLMIDNYDSFTYNIVQYCLELGADLKVIRNDEMTVEEIAALQPEKIIISPGPATPDEAGVSLAVIDYFKDEVPILGICLGHQSIAQVFGGNVVRAAKMMHGKTSVMECETGCAIFKHLPEFFTATRYHSLIVEKAGLPETIVPTAYSQDDHEIMALQIKDKPIYGVQFHPESIMSEFGHEILDNFLKL from the coding sequence ATGGTATTAATGATCGACAATTACGACAGTTTTACGTACAACATCGTGCAATACTGCCTTGAACTCGGCGCGGACCTGAAAGTCATCCGGAACGACGAGATGACGGTGGAGGAGATCGCGGCGCTCCAGCCGGAGAAGATTATCATCTCACCGGGCCCGGCAACCCCGGATGAAGCGGGGGTGAGCCTGGCCGTCATCGACTATTTCAAAGATGAGGTACCGATCCTCGGTATCTGCCTTGGGCATCAGAGTATCGCGCAGGTTTTCGGCGGGAACGTCGTGCGCGCAGCAAAAATGATGCACGGTAAGACGTCGGTGATGGAGTGCGAGACCGGCTGCGCGATCTTCAAGCACCTTCCGGAGTTTTTTACGGCCACCCGTTACCACTCCCTGATCGTCGAAAAAGCGGGCCTGCCCGAGACGATCGTGCCGACAGCCTACAGCCAGGACGACCATGAGATCATGGCACTGCAGATCAAAGACAAGCCCATCTACGGCGTGCAGTTCCACCCCGAATCGATCATGAGCGAGTTCGGGCACGAGATACTGGACAACTTTCTCAAACTATGA